From Streptomyces sp. NBC_00683, one genomic window encodes:
- a CDS encoding L-aspartate oxidase — MTGIRLTAPAPGWAIDADVVVVGSGVAGLTTALRCAAAGLATVVVTKARLDDGSTRWAQGGIAAALGEGDTPEQHLDDTLVAGAGLCDETAVRALVTEGPDAVRRLIETGAHFDTTDTGAIALTREGGHHRRRIAHAGGDATGAEISRALVEAVRSAALHTVENALVLDLLTDAEGRTAGVTLHVMGEGQHDGVGAVRAPAVVLATGGMGQVFSATTNPPVSTGDGVALALRAGAEVSDLEFVQFHPTVLFLGSDSEGQQPLVSEAVRGEGAHLVDASGTRFMLGQHELAELAPRDIVAKAITRQMHLLGTEHMYLDARHFGAEMWEQRFPTILAACSAHGIDPVTEPIPVAPAAHYASGGVRTDLRGRTTVPGLYACGEVACTGVHGANRLASNSLLEGLVFAERIAADIVTDRNEDRTQDMTPDPAQDVSGEQDLPRPAAGAGAAVPGAHGPASEPAPLLTAESRTEIQRIMTRGAGVIRSAASLARAAEELDSLQQTAATAADTVATGAKDAVPGVEAWEATNLLLVSRVLVAAAREREETRGCHWREDRPDRDDADWRRHLVVRIAPDRRLVVRRTDSAAFPPVRPEDSAD, encoded by the coding sequence GTGACCGGAATACGGCTGACCGCCCCCGCCCCCGGCTGGGCCATCGACGCGGACGTCGTCGTGGTCGGCTCCGGCGTGGCCGGTCTCACCACCGCCCTGCGCTGCGCCGCGGCCGGTCTCGCCACCGTCGTCGTCACCAAGGCCCGCCTCGACGACGGCTCCACCCGCTGGGCGCAGGGCGGCATCGCGGCGGCCCTCGGCGAGGGCGACACCCCCGAGCAGCACCTCGACGACACCCTGGTCGCCGGCGCCGGCCTGTGCGACGAGACGGCGGTGCGGGCGCTGGTGACCGAGGGCCCCGACGCCGTACGCCGGCTGATCGAAACGGGCGCGCACTTCGACACGACCGACACCGGCGCCATCGCCCTGACCCGCGAGGGCGGCCACCACCGCCGCCGCATCGCGCACGCGGGCGGAGACGCCACGGGCGCCGAGATCTCCCGCGCCCTGGTCGAAGCGGTCCGCTCGGCAGCCCTGCACACCGTCGAGAACGCCCTGGTCCTCGACCTGCTCACCGATGCCGAAGGCCGTACCGCGGGCGTCACCCTGCACGTCATGGGCGAGGGCCAGCACGACGGCGTCGGCGCGGTCCGCGCTCCCGCGGTGGTCCTCGCGACCGGCGGCATGGGCCAGGTCTTCTCGGCCACCACCAACCCGCCGGTCTCCACCGGCGACGGCGTGGCCCTCGCGCTGCGGGCGGGCGCGGAGGTCTCCGACCTCGAATTCGTCCAGTTCCACCCGACCGTCCTGTTTCTCGGCTCCGACTCCGAGGGCCAGCAGCCGCTGGTGTCGGAAGCGGTACGGGGTGAGGGCGCCCATCTCGTCGACGCCTCCGGCACGCGCTTCATGCTGGGGCAGCACGAACTGGCCGAGCTGGCCCCGCGCGACATCGTCGCCAAGGCCATCACCCGCCAGATGCACCTTCTGGGCACCGAGCACATGTATCTCGACGCGCGTCACTTCGGCGCCGAGATGTGGGAGCAGCGCTTCCCGACGATTCTGGCCGCCTGCAGCGCACACGGCATCGACCCGGTGACGGAGCCGATCCCGGTGGCCCCGGCCGCGCACTACGCCTCGGGCGGCGTCCGCACCGACCTCCGGGGCCGTACGACGGTCCCCGGTCTGTACGCCTGCGGAGAGGTCGCCTGCACGGGAGTGCACGGCGCTAACCGGCTCGCGTCCAACTCCCTCCTGGAGGGCCTGGTCTTCGCCGAACGCATCGCGGCGGACATCGTGACGGACCGGAACGAGGACCGGACCCAGGACATGACCCCGGACCCGGCCCAGGACGTGTCCGGTGAACAGGACCTGCCGCGGCCGGCCGCCGGGGCCGGGGCAGCCGTCCCCGGTGCTCACGGGCCCGCGTCGGAGCCCGCCCCGCTGCTCACCGCCGAGTCCCGGACGGAGATCCAGCGGATCATGACGAGGGGCGCCGGAGTCATCCGCTCCGCCGCCAGCCTCGCCCGCGCGGCCGAGGAGCTGGACTCCCTCCAGCAGACCGCGGCCACCGCGGCGGACACCGTCGCGACCGGTGCCAAGGACGCGGTACCCGGCGTCGAGGCGTGGGAGGCCACCAATCTGCTCCTCGTCTCGCGGGTCCTGGTCGCTGCCGCCCGGGAGCGCGAGGAGACCCGCGGCTGCCACTGGCGCGAGGACCGGCCCGACCGCGACGACGCGGACTGGCGCCGTCACCTCGTCGTCCGGATCGCCCCGGACCGGCGGCTCGTCGTCCGTCGTACGGACAGCGCCGCATTCCCGCCCGTACGCCCCGAGGATTCAGCAGACTGA
- the nadC gene encoding carboxylating nicotinate-nucleotide diphosphorylase, whose amino-acid sequence MSTPEENPRPTPVDVPLIHIGAPAASGGGCGDGCGCDDGYDPDGLECGLDPALAQLLADAGLDPVQVEDIAHVAIEEDLDGGVDVTTVATVSEEAVATGDFTAREAGVVAGLRVAEAVLSIVCTDEFEVERHVEDGDRVAPGQKLLTVTTRTRDLLTGERSALNLLCRLSGIATATRAWADVLEGTKTKVRDTRKTTPGLRALEKYAVRCGGGVNHRMSLVDAALVKDNHVIAAGGVAEAFKRVREAFPELAIEVEVDTLEQVTEVLDAGADLILLDNFTPSATAEAVALVGGRAVLESSGRLALGSARAYAEAGVDYLAVGALTHSSPILDIGLDFRDTVPTDGVGA is encoded by the coding sequence GTGAGCACGCCCGAAGAGAACCCGCGCCCGACACCCGTGGACGTACCGCTGATCCACATCGGCGCGCCCGCCGCGTCCGGGGGCGGCTGCGGCGACGGCTGCGGCTGCGACGACGGCTACGACCCGGACGGTCTGGAGTGCGGCCTCGACCCCGCTCTGGCCCAGTTGCTCGCCGACGCGGGCCTGGATCCCGTCCAGGTCGAGGACATCGCCCATGTCGCGATCGAGGAGGACCTCGACGGCGGGGTTGACGTGACGACCGTGGCGACCGTCTCCGAGGAGGCCGTGGCCACCGGTGACTTCACCGCCCGCGAGGCAGGCGTCGTCGCAGGTCTGCGTGTTGCCGAGGCCGTCCTGTCCATCGTCTGCACGGACGAGTTCGAGGTCGAGCGCCATGTCGAGGACGGTGACCGCGTCGCGCCCGGACAGAAGCTGCTCACCGTCACCACCCGCACCCGTGACCTGCTCACGGGTGAGCGCAGCGCGCTCAACCTGCTGTGCAGGCTCTCCGGGATCGCGACCGCGACCCGGGCCTGGGCCGATGTGCTCGAAGGCACCAAGACCAAGGTCCGCGACACCCGCAAGACGACTCCCGGACTGCGCGCCCTGGAGAAGTACGCGGTCCGCTGCGGCGGCGGCGTCAACCACCGCATGTCCCTCGTGGACGCGGCCCTCGTCAAGGACAACCACGTCATCGCGGCCGGCGGTGTCGCCGAGGCGTTCAAGCGGGTCAGGGAGGCGTTCCCCGAGCTCGCCATCGAGGTCGAGGTCGACACGCTGGAGCAGGTCACGGAGGTGCTCGACGCGGGTGCCGACCTGATCCTGCTGGACAACTTCACCCCGTCCGCGACCGCCGAGGCGGTCGCCCTCGTCGGCGGCCGCGCGGTGCTGGAGTCCTCGGGCCGGCTCGCCCTCGGCTCCGCCCGCGCCTATGCCGAGGCGGGCGTCGACTACCTGGCCGTCGGCGCGCTCACGCACTCCTCGCCGATCCTCGACATCGGCCTGGACTTCCGTGACACCGTCCCCACCGACGGGGTCGGCGCCTGA
- a CDS encoding type III pantothenate kinase — MLLTIDVGNSHTVLGLFDGEEIVEHWRISTDARRTADELAVLLQGLMGMHPLLGVELGDGIEGIAICSTVPAVLHELREVTRRYYGDVPAVLVEPGVKTGVPVLTDNPKEVGADRIVNAVAAVELYGGPAIVVDLGTATTFDAVSARGEYTGGVIAPGIEISVEALGVKGAQLRKIELARPRSVIGKNTVEAMQSGIVYGFAGQIDGVVERMKKELAADPDEVTVIATGGLAPMVLGESSVIDEHEPWLTLIGLRLVYERNIARM, encoded by the coding sequence ATGCTGCTCACCATCGACGTCGGCAACTCCCACACGGTCCTCGGCCTCTTCGACGGCGAGGAGATCGTCGAGCACTGGCGGATCTCCACCGATGCCCGCCGCACCGCCGACGAGCTCGCCGTGCTGCTCCAGGGGCTGATGGGCATGCACCCGCTGCTCGGCGTGGAGCTGGGCGACGGGATCGAGGGCATCGCGATCTGCTCGACGGTGCCCGCCGTTCTGCACGAGCTGCGCGAGGTCACCCGCCGCTACTACGGCGATGTCCCCGCGGTCCTCGTGGAGCCGGGGGTCAAGACGGGTGTGCCCGTGCTGACGGACAACCCGAAGGAGGTCGGCGCGGACCGCATCGTCAACGCCGTCGCAGCCGTCGAGCTCTACGGCGGTCCGGCGATCGTCGTCGACCTCGGTACGGCCACCACCTTCGACGCGGTGTCCGCCCGCGGTGAGTACACGGGCGGTGTGATCGCACCCGGTATCGAGATCTCGGTGGAGGCGCTCGGGGTGAAGGGCGCCCAGCTCCGCAAGATCGAGCTGGCCAGGCCGCGCAGTGTGATCGGGAAGAACACCGTCGAGGCGATGCAGTCCGGCATCGTGTACGGCTTCGCGGGCCAGATCGACGGCGTCGTCGAGCGCATGAAGAAGGAGCTGGCGGCCGACCCCGACGAGGTCACCGTCATCGCGACCGGCGGCCTTGCTCCGATGGTGTTGGGGGAGTCCTCCGTCATCGACGAGCACGAACCCTGGCTCACGCTCATCGGCCTCCGTCTCGTGTACGAGCGCAACATCGCCCGGATGTAG
- a CDS encoding BlaI/MecI/CopY family transcriptional regulator encodes MPRQLGELEDAVMTRVWQWNRPVTVREVLEDLQQERSIAYTTVMTVMDNLHQKGWVRREVDGRAYRYTAVSTRAAYSAALMNEAWSLSDNPAAALVAFFGMMSAEQREALQDAVRMVSPVFPEPSATPPDDAVPADEAPPEIGR; translated from the coding sequence GTGCCTCGCCAATTGGGAGAGCTGGAAGACGCCGTGATGACACGGGTCTGGCAATGGAACCGTCCGGTCACCGTGCGGGAAGTTCTCGAGGACCTTCAGCAGGAGAGGTCCATCGCATACACGACCGTGATGACGGTAATGGACAATCTCCATCAGAAGGGCTGGGTGCGCCGAGAAGTCGATGGCCGGGCATATCGATATACGGCGGTCTCCACACGGGCCGCGTACTCGGCCGCACTGATGAACGAAGCCTGGTCCCTCAGCGACAACCCGGCGGCCGCTCTGGTCGCCTTCTTCGGCATGATGTCCGCCGAGCAGCGCGAGGCTCTCCAGGATGCGGTGCGCATGGTCTCGCCGGTCTTCCCCGAACCGTCGGCAACCCCGCCGGATGACGCGGTCCCGGCCGATGAAGCACCACCGGAGATCGGGCGATAG
- a CDS encoding amino-acid N-acetyltransferase yields the protein MSSELPQTEPQTEPHTDFPTDPSVGKLAITVRRARTSDVASVRGLLDGYVAEGILLDKATVTLYEDIQEFWVAERDEDARVIGCGALHVMWEDLAEVRTLAVDHGIKGAGVGHQVLDKLLQTARWLGVRRVFCLTFEVDFFAKHGFTEIGETPVDGDVYSELLRSYDEGVAEFLGLERVKPNTLGNSRMLLHL from the coding sequence ATGTCCTCAGAGCTGCCGCAAACCGAGCCGCAAACCGAGCCGCATACAGATTTTCCTACCGACCCGTCGGTTGGGAAACTCGCCATCACCGTCCGACGTGCCAGGACGAGCGATGTGGCATCCGTCCGCGGCCTGCTCGACGGCTACGTCGCCGAAGGCATCCTGCTCGACAAAGCGACGGTGACGCTTTACGAGGACATCCAGGAGTTCTGGGTCGCCGAACGTGATGAGGACGCCCGCGTCATCGGCTGCGGCGCACTCCACGTGATGTGGGAAGACCTCGCCGAAGTGCGTACTCTCGCCGTCGACCACGGGATCAAGGGCGCGGGAGTAGGTCACCAAGTTCTGGACAAGCTCTTGCAGACCGCACGCTGGCTCGGCGTCCGCCGGGTTTTCTGTCTCACCTTCGAAGTCGACTTCTTCGCGAAGCACGGCTTCACCGAGATCGGAGAGACGCCGGTCGACGGAGATGTCTACAGCGAGCTGCTGCGTTCCTATGACGAGGGTGTCGCCGAGTTCCTCGGTCTCGAACGAGTGAAGCCGAACACCTTGGGCAACAGTCGGATGCTTCTGCACCTGTGA
- a CDS encoding histone-like nucleoid-structuring protein Lsr2: MAQKVQVLLVDDLDGGEADETVTFALDGKTYEIDLTTSNADKLRGLLEPYARSGRRTGGRAATGRGKGRAVAGGNKDTAEIRKWARENGHNVNDRGRVPAEIREAYEKANG; the protein is encoded by the coding sequence GTGGCACAGAAGGTTCAGGTCCTTCTTGTTGATGACCTCGACGGTGGCGAGGCGGACGAGACCGTCACGTTCGCTCTTGATGGCAAGACGTACGAGATCGACCTCACGACGAGCAACGCGGACAAGCTCCGTGGTCTTCTCGAGCCCTACGCCCGGAGTGGCCGTCGCACGGGTGGTCGCGCAGCGACCGGCCGCGGCAAGGGCCGTGCCGTTGCGGGTGGCAACAAGGACACTGCGGAGATCCGTAAGTGGGCCCGCGAGAACGGCCACAATGTGAATGACCGCGGCCGCGTTCCGGCCGAGATCCGCGAGGCTTACGAGAAGGCCAACGGCTGA
- a CDS encoding SCO3374 family protein: MAPTVPPPRSSPEADACARWYARELDWATVGTAPVRLLTGLRFDVLELPAAAGHAALRRVGRTGPVAVAGQRMWLLVAAGSADELPGLLDWLEWSGIALDLAAIGAGGHIDAPAPPDGAGGSPGAAFWLRPPEPRQEVEPRLPALAGLGSRGGDAPDLVRLVDAAATECHRVRLTHARTLLSHRPTGQPLAFS; encoded by the coding sequence ATGGCTCCCACCGTCCCGCCTCCCCGCTCGTCGCCCGAAGCCGACGCCTGCGCGCGGTGGTACGCACGTGAGCTCGACTGGGCCACGGTGGGAACAGCGCCTGTGCGGCTGCTGACCGGGCTGCGCTTCGACGTGCTGGAGCTGCCTGCCGCGGCTGGTCACGCGGCACTGCGCCGGGTGGGGCGCACCGGCCCCGTGGCAGTGGCCGGGCAGCGGATGTGGCTGCTGGTGGCCGCCGGGAGCGCCGACGAGCTGCCGGGGCTGCTGGACTGGCTGGAGTGGAGCGGTATCGCTCTCGACCTGGCCGCCATCGGCGCGGGCGGGCACATCGACGCCCCTGCGCCGCCCGACGGGGCGGGGGGCTCGCCGGGGGCCGCCTTCTGGCTGCGGCCCCCCGAACCGCGCCAGGAGGTGGAGCCGCGGCTCCCGGCTCTGGCCGGCCTCGGGAGCAGGGGTGGGGATGCTCCCGATCTCGTACGACTGGTGGACGCGGCAGCGACGGAATGCCACCGGGTCCGGCTCACGCATGCCCGGACGCTGTTGTCCCATCGGCCGACAGGTCAGCCGTTGGCCTTCTCGTAA
- a CDS encoding ATP-dependent Clp protease ATP-binding subunit: MFERFTDRARRVVVLAQEEARMLNHNYIGTEHILLGLIHEGEGVAAKALESLGISLEAVRQQVEEIIGQGQQAPSGHIPFTPRAKKVLELSLREALQLGHNYIGTEHILLGLIREGEGVAAQVLVKLGADLNRVRQQVIQLLSGYSGGKEAATAGGPAEGTPSTSLVLDQFGRNLTQAARESKLDPVIGREKEIERVMQVLSRRTKNNPVLIGEPGVGKTAVVEGLAQAIVKGEVPETLKDKHLYTLDLGALVAGSRYRGDFEERLKKVLKEIRTRGDIILFIDELHTLVGAGAAEGAIDAASILKPMLARGELQTIGATTLDEYRKHLEKDAALERRFQPIQVAEPSLPHTIEILKGLRDRYEAHHRVSITDEALVQAATLADRYISDRFLPDKAIDLIDEAGSRMRIRRMTAPPDLREFDEKIAGVRRDKESAIDSQDFEKAASLRDKEKQLLAAKAKREKEWKAGDMDVVAEVDGELIAEVLATATGIPVFKLTEEESSRLLRMEDELHKRVIGQKDAIKALSQAIRRTRAGLKDPKRPGGSFIFAGPSGVGKTELSKTLAEFLFGDEDALISLDMSEFSEKHTVSRLFGSPPGYVGYEEGGQLTEKVRRKPFSVVLFDEVEKAHPDIFNSLLQILEDGRLTDSQGRVVDFKNTVIIMTTNLGTRDISKGFNLGFAAQGDVKTNYERMKVKVNEELKQHFRPEFLNRVDDTVVFHQLTEEDIIQIVDLMVDKVDERLKDRDMGLELSPNAKSLLAKKGYDPVMGARPLRRTIQREIEDILSEKILFGELRPGHIVVVDTEGEGDEKKFSFRGEEKSALPDVPPIEQAAGGAGPNLTKEA; the protein is encoded by the coding sequence ATGTTCGAGAGGTTCACCGACCGCGCGCGGCGGGTTGTCGTCCTGGCTCAGGAAGAAGCCCGGATGCTCAACCACAACTACATCGGCACCGAGCACATCCTCCTGGGCCTGATCCACGAGGGTGAGGGTGTCGCCGCTAAGGCCCTGGAGAGCCTCGGGATTTCGCTCGAGGCGGTCCGCCAGCAGGTGGAGGAGATCATCGGTCAGGGCCAGCAGGCCCCGTCCGGGCACATCCCCTTCACTCCCCGGGCGAAGAAGGTCCTGGAGCTCTCGCTCCGCGAGGCCCTCCAGCTCGGCCACAACTACATCGGCACCGAGCACATCCTGCTCGGCCTGATCCGCGAGGGCGAGGGCGTCGCAGCCCAGGTCCTCGTGAAGCTGGGCGCCGACCTGAACCGGGTGCGGCAGCAGGTCATCCAGCTGCTCTCCGGGTACTCGGGAGGCAAGGAGGCGGCCACCGCAGGCGGCCCCGCGGAGGGCACGCCCTCCACGTCCCTGGTGCTCGACCAGTTCGGCCGGAACCTCACCCAGGCCGCTCGTGAGTCCAAGCTCGACCCGGTCATCGGGCGCGAGAAGGAGATCGAGCGGGTCATGCAGGTGCTGTCCCGCCGGACCAAGAACAACCCGGTCCTCATCGGCGAGCCCGGCGTCGGCAAGACGGCGGTCGTCGAGGGCCTGGCGCAGGCCATCGTCAAGGGCGAGGTGCCCGAGACCCTCAAGGACAAGCACCTCTACACCCTCGACCTCGGTGCGCTGGTCGCAGGCTCCCGCTACCGCGGTGACTTCGAGGAGCGCCTGAAGAAGGTCCTCAAGGAGATCCGCACCCGCGGCGACATCATCCTGTTCATCGACGAGCTCCACACCCTGGTGGGTGCGGGCGCCGCCGAGGGCGCGATCGACGCGGCGAGCATCCTCAAGCCCATGCTGGCGCGAGGCGAGCTCCAGACCATCGGTGCGACCACGCTCGACGAGTACCGCAAGCACCTGGAGAAGGACGCCGCTCTCGAGCGCCGCTTCCAGCCCATCCAGGTCGCGGAGCCGTCGCTGCCGCACACCATCGAGATCCTCAAGGGTCTGCGCGACCGTTACGAGGCCCACCACAGGGTCTCCATCACGGACGAGGCGCTGGTGCAGGCCGCCACCCTGGCCGACCGCTACATCTCGGACCGCTTCCTGCCGGACAAGGCGATCGACCTGATCGACGAGGCCGGTTCCCGGATGCGCATCCGCCGGATGACCGCGCCGCCGGACCTCCGCGAGTTCGACGAGAAGATCGCGGGCGTGCGCCGCGACAAGGAGTCGGCGATCGACTCCCAGGACTTCGAGAAGGCAGCGTCCCTCCGGGACAAGGAGAAGCAGCTGCTGGCGGCGAAGGCCAAGCGGGAGAAGGAGTGGAAGGCCGGCGACATGGACGTCGTCGCCGAGGTCGACGGCGAGCTCATCGCCGAAGTCCTGGCCACCGCCACCGGCATCCCGGTCTTCAAGCTGACGGAGGAGGAGTCCTCGCGTCTGCTGCGCATGGAGGACGAGCTCCACAAGCGCGTCATCGGCCAGAAGGACGCCATCAAGGCCCTCTCGCAGGCGATCCGCCGTACGCGAGCAGGCCTGAAGGACCCGAAGCGCCCCGGTGGCTCGTTCATCTTCGCCGGCCCGTCCGGTGTCGGTAAGACCGAGCTCTCCAAGACGCTCGCCGAATTCCTCTTCGGCGACGAGGACGCGCTGATCTCCCTCGACATGTCGGAGTTCAGCGAGAAGCACACGGTTTCCCGCCTCTTCGGTTCGCCCCCCGGTTACGTGGGTTACGAGGAGGGCGGCCAGCTCACCGAGAAGGTGCGCCGCAAGCCGTTCTCCGTCGTTCTCTTCGACGAGGTCGAGAAGGCCCACCCCGATATCTTCAATTCCCTGCTCCAGATTCTGGAAGACGGTCGTCTGACCGACTCCCAGGGCCGGGTCGTGGACTTCAAGAACACGGTCATCATCATGACGACCAACCTCGGGACCCGGGACATCTCCAAGGGCTTCAACCTGGGCTTCGCCGCCCAGGGCGATGTGAAGACGAACTACGAGCGGATGAAGGTCAAGGTCAACGAAGAGCTCAAGCAGCACTTCCGGCCCGAGTTCCTCAACCGTGTCGATGACACGGTCGTCTTCCACCAGCTGACCGAGGAGGACATCATCCAGATCGTCGACCTCATGGTCGACAAGGTGGATGAGCGCCTCAAGGACCGCGACATGGGCCTCGAGCTCAGCCCGAACGCCAAGTCGCTGCTGGCGAAGAAGGGCTACGACCCCGTGATGGGCGCCCGGCCGCTGCGCCGGACGATCCAGCGCGAGATCGAGGACATCCTCTCCGAGAAGATCCTCTTCGGAGAGCTGCGCCCCGGTCACATCGTGGTCGTGGACACCGAGGGCGAGGGGGACGAGAAGAAGTTCTCGTTCCGTGGCGAGGAGAAGTCGGCACTGCCCGACGTCCCGCCGATCGAGCAGGCGGCCGGTGGCGCCGGCCCGAACCTGACGAAGGAAGCGTAA
- a CDS encoding M23 family metallopeptidase — protein MSKRVTFQHSRRPSMSRVSGAVVAAGLGASMVFGAGAAFASGTTGTAGTAALAGAATAQSVAQQATAQGKAAETAKKASADKKAEKKAAAKKKAAAAKKKAASWEAPVNHYVLSATYGTGGDRWASKHSGQDFAVPIGTKVEAAHSGRVVKAGPNGGGDGPAYGNAIVIKHSNGKYSQYAHLSKIEVNIGDRVKTGEKIALSGNTGNSSGPHLHFEIRTTPNYGSAINPVSYLKAEHVHI, from the coding sequence ATGTCGAAGCGCGTTACGTTCCAGCACTCCCGCCGCCCGTCCATGTCCCGCGTCAGTGGCGCCGTCGTGGCCGCAGGCCTGGGTGCGTCGATGGTGTTCGGTGCGGGCGCGGCGTTCGCGTCCGGTACGACGGGCACTGCGGGCACCGCGGCCCTCGCCGGTGCGGCCACGGCCCAGTCCGTCGCCCAGCAGGCGACCGCCCAGGGCAAGGCCGCTGAGACCGCCAAGAAGGCTTCGGCCGACAAGAAGGCCGAGAAGAAGGCCGCAGCCAAGAAGAAGGCCGCGGCCGCGAAGAAGAAGGCCGCGTCGTGGGAGGCCCCGGTCAACCACTACGTGCTGAGCGCGACCTACGGCACCGGCGGCGACCGCTGGGCCAGCAAGCACTCCGGCCAGGACTTCGCGGTGCCGATCGGTACCAAGGTCGAGGCCGCGCACTCCGGCCGCGTCGTCAAGGCCGGCCCGAACGGCGGCGGCGACGGTCCCGCGTACGGCAACGCCATCGTGATCAAGCACTCCAACGGCAAGTACTCGCAGTACGCGCACCTGTCCAAGATCGAAGTGAACATCGGCGACCGTGTGAAGACGGGCGAGAAGATCGCCCTTTCCGGTAACACCGGAAACTCCAGCGGCCCGCACCTGCACTTCGAGATCCGGACCACCCCGAACTACGGTTCGGCGATCAACCCGGTCTCCTACCTGAAGGCCGAGCACGTCCACATCTGA
- a CDS encoding TetR/AcrR family transcriptional regulator, translating to MGSRPQPRRGNTRQRIQDVALDLFAEQGYEKTSLREIAEQLDVTKAALYYHFKTKEDILNSIFEDLNQPVEELLAWGKEQPRTLETKKEILVRYSEALNRAAPLFRFMQENQATVRDLSIGHTIKHRVIALVDLIKEPDAPLTDQVRCFTALFAMHAGMLALRDAEGDPEEKRKAALEVAIELVTKAHDPGPAA from the coding sequence ATGGGCAGCAGGCCGCAGCCGCGCCGGGGCAATACCCGACAGCGCATCCAGGACGTGGCCCTCGACCTGTTCGCCGAACAGGGCTACGAGAAGACCTCTCTCCGTGAGATCGCCGAGCAGCTGGACGTCACCAAGGCCGCGCTGTACTACCACTTCAAGACCAAGGAAGACATCCTCAACAGCATCTTCGAGGACCTGAACCAGCCCGTCGAGGAGCTTCTCGCCTGGGGCAAGGAACAGCCGCGCACCCTGGAGACGAAGAAGGAGATCCTGGTCCGCTACAGCGAGGCACTCAACCGCGCCGCCCCGCTCTTCCGCTTCATGCAGGAGAACCAGGCGACCGTGCGCGATCTGAGCATCGGCCACACGATCAAGCACCGGGTCATCGCCCTGGTGGACCTGATCAAGGAACCCGACGCCCCGCTCACCGACCAGGTGCGCTGCTTCACCGCACTCTTCGCGATGCACGCGGGGATGCTCGCCCTCAGAGACGCCGAAGGCGACCCCGAGGAGAAGCGCAAGGCTGCTCTCGAGGTCGCCATCGAACTGGTGACCAAGGCCCATGACCCGGGTCCTGCCGCTTAG